In a genomic window of Streptomyces katrae:
- a CDS encoding SigB/SigF/SigG family RNA polymerase sigma factor, with amino-acid sequence MTFTATAEVTTPATAAEAAAAPTAAPAAADTPVPDGLPDVPCPREVDPGEARQLTRVFFERLRSLDEGSPEYQYVRNTLIEMNISLVNFAARPFRDRPGGPENEDIVQVGTIGLIKAIDRYELDRNTQFSTLALPYITGEIKRHFRDTTWAVRVPRRLQELRTQLARSTEDLTAATGRAPTPAELAEHLDLDEEEVRQGLVAANGYSAQSLDAPAGTADEPAPSAARSPHTLAETLGDTDHALETVEDLHSLAPLLSELDERTTRILELRFGQEMTQRQIGEEIGMSQMHVSRLLTRTLGALREELLRDD; translated from the coding sequence ATGACCTTTACGGCTACTGCCGAGGTGACGACACCGGCCACTGCTGCCGAAGCCGCCGCAGCTCCCACGGCCGCACCTGCCGCCGCGGACACCCCCGTGCCCGACGGCCTGCCGGACGTCCCCTGCCCCCGGGAGGTGGATCCTGGCGAGGCCCGTCAGCTGACGCGGGTGTTCTTCGAACGGCTGCGCAGCCTCGACGAGGGCAGCCCCGAGTACCAGTACGTCCGCAACACCCTGATCGAGATGAACATCTCACTGGTGAACTTCGCCGCCCGCCCGTTCCGCGACCGCCCAGGCGGCCCGGAGAACGAGGACATCGTGCAGGTCGGCACCATCGGCCTGATCAAGGCCATCGACCGCTACGAGCTCGACCGCAACACCCAGTTCTCCACCCTCGCCCTGCCGTACATCACCGGCGAGATCAAACGCCACTTCCGCGACACCACATGGGCCGTACGGGTCCCGCGCCGGCTCCAGGAGCTGCGGACGCAGCTGGCCAGGTCCACCGAGGACCTGACCGCCGCGACGGGCCGCGCACCCACTCCCGCCGAACTCGCCGAGCACCTGGACCTCGACGAGGAAGAGGTCCGCCAGGGCCTGGTCGCGGCGAACGGCTACTCCGCCCAGTCCCTCGACGCCCCCGCGGGCACCGCCGACGAGCCGGCACCCTCGGCCGCCCGGTCCCCGCACACCCTCGCCGAGACGCTGGGCGACACCGACCACGCACTGGAGACGGTCGAGGACCTGCACTCCCTGGCGCCGCTCCTGTCCGAGCTGGACGAACGCACCACGCGCATCCTGGAGCTGCGCTTCGGGCAGGAGATGACGCAGCGGCAGATCGGCGAGGAGATCGGCATGTCCCAGATGCACGTCTCCCGCCTGCTCACCCGCACCCTGGGCGCCCTGCGCGAAGAGCTGCTGCGCGACGACTGA
- a CDS encoding scabin-related ADP-ribosyltransferase gives MGRHTMLNAALRVLAATFVLSAAALTPPAAAAPAAGEDSSAPCGPVVEYRAWDWWRTTTNPGIAPTVASTAAGERWQWRDDVNTLWRGDTRENVEDIFRTGFTPRGDQLIPLAEYIVKGGGQLSAHLSTSCDPSVAKRFATYGTEKAGWVYEIYAPGGIDVNATARVNGYQSPYLWNKEIDFPGGVQGKFIKGACKYRLTGTDPVTNDKTWERLGCKDNTGFAPYKSDRAAYALTH, from the coding sequence ATGGGTCGTCACACCATGCTGAACGCCGCCCTGCGGGTGCTCGCCGCCACCTTCGTCCTCTCCGCCGCCGCCCTGACACCGCCCGCCGCGGCCGCCCCGGCGGCCGGCGAGGACTCCAGCGCCCCCTGCGGCCCGGTCGTCGAATACCGGGCCTGGGACTGGTGGCGGACCACGACGAACCCGGGGATCGCCCCGACGGTGGCGTCCACGGCGGCCGGGGAGCGCTGGCAGTGGCGGGATGACGTCAACACCCTGTGGCGCGGCGACACCAGGGAGAACGTCGAGGACATCTTCCGGACCGGCTTCACCCCGCGCGGCGACCAGCTCATCCCCCTCGCCGAGTACATCGTCAAGGGAGGCGGCCAGCTCAGCGCGCACCTCAGCACCAGCTGTGACCCGTCGGTGGCCAAGCGGTTCGCGACGTACGGCACGGAGAAGGCCGGCTGGGTGTACGAGATCTACGCTCCCGGCGGCATCGACGTGAACGCGACGGCCCGGGTGAACGGCTACCAGTCGCCGTACCTGTGGAACAAGGAGATCGACTTCCCGGGCGGTGTGCAGGGCAAGTTCATCAAGGGGGCCTGCAAGTACCGTCTGACGGGTACGGACCCGGTCACCAACGACAAGACCTGGGAGCGGCTGGGCTGCAAGGACAACACCGGCTTCGCCCCCTACAAGAGCGACCGGGCCGCCTACGCCCTCACGCACTGA
- a CDS encoding TetR family transcriptional regulator, with the protein MARDSSATKARILAAAFDEFAEYGIAGARVDRIADTAGANKRMIYVYYGNKEQLFDQVLLQAVEQGAESVPFDAEDLPRYAGAIFDHLTADPRLMRLLMWKRLERPQATAPEAESYARKTASLAAAQRGGHVDPAHDPADLLTLVLGLAQAWYTTAGGDPDTARHRAGHRAAVVDAVARLVEVRDPA; encoded by the coding sequence ATGGCACGTGATTCCAGCGCAACGAAGGCCCGCATCCTCGCGGCGGCCTTCGACGAGTTCGCCGAGTACGGTATCGCCGGCGCCCGGGTCGACCGCATCGCCGACACGGCCGGGGCGAACAAGCGGATGATCTACGTGTACTACGGCAACAAGGAACAGCTCTTCGACCAGGTTCTCCTCCAGGCCGTGGAGCAGGGCGCGGAATCCGTCCCCTTCGACGCCGAGGACCTCCCCCGCTACGCGGGTGCGATCTTCGACCACCTCACGGCCGACCCGCGGCTGATGCGGCTGCTGATGTGGAAGCGGCTCGAACGCCCGCAGGCCACCGCCCCGGAAGCGGAGTCCTACGCCCGCAAGACCGCCTCACTGGCCGCGGCCCAGCGCGGGGGCCACGTCGACCCCGCGCACGATCCGGCCGACCTGCTCACCCTGGTCCTCGGCCTGGCCCAGGCCTGGTACACCACGGCCGGCGGCGACCCGGACACCGCACGCCACCGCGCCGGCCACCGCGCGGCCGTGGTCGACGCGGTGGCCCGGCTGGTCGAGGTCCGCGACCCCGCCTGA
- a CDS encoding polysaccharide deacetylase family protein yields MTGLAAALLMGACGGAPPAPVPRAAEPAPRSPVGTTGPPVPARPAPVDCRRTACVALTFDAGPGPDTAKLLDVLREKDVHATFFLLGKNIEARPGLVRREAVEGHELGNHTWTHALLPSASPQGIRRELVLVQDRVRELTGRTPTLMRPPRGLTDARVAEVCRSLGLAEILWSVTAKDYRDHDPRVIADRVLQGAQRDGIILLHDVYPGTVPAVPAVIDGLRRRGLTPVTVSQLFAPRRPEPGRAYWNASEP; encoded by the coding sequence TTGACCGGTCTGGCCGCGGCCCTGCTGATGGGGGCCTGCGGGGGCGCGCCGCCCGCCCCGGTCCCCCGGGCCGCCGAGCCGGCGCCCCGCTCCCCCGTGGGCACGACGGGGCCACCGGTTCCCGCCCGGCCGGCGCCCGTCGACTGCCGCAGGACCGCGTGCGTCGCCCTGACCTTCGACGCGGGGCCGGGGCCGGACACGGCGAAGCTGCTGGACGTGCTGCGGGAAAAGGACGTCCACGCGACGTTCTTCCTGCTCGGCAAGAACATCGAGGCCCGTCCCGGACTCGTCCGGAGGGAGGCCGTCGAGGGGCACGAACTGGGCAACCACACCTGGACGCACGCCCTGCTGCCCTCGGCCTCGCCGCAGGGGATCCGCCGCGAGCTGGTCCTCGTCCAGGACCGGGTCAGGGAACTCACCGGCCGGACCCCCACCCTGATGCGTCCGCCCCGGGGCCTGACCGACGCGCGGGTGGCCGAGGTCTGCCGCTCCCTCGGGCTCGCGGAGATCCTGTGGAGCGTGACCGCGAAGGACTACCGCGACCACGACCCCCGGGTGATCGCCGACCGGGTGCTCCAGGGCGCGCAGCGCGACGGGATCATCCTGCTGCACGACGTCTACCCCGGGACGGTGCCCGCCGTCCCGGCCGTCATCGACGGGCTGCGCAGGCGCGGCCTGACGCCCGTGACGGTCTCTCAGCTGTTCGCTCCCCGGCGCCCGGAACCGGGCCGGGCCTACTGGAACGCCTCCGAGCCCTGA
- a CDS encoding mechanosensitive ion channel family protein: protein MNGVLRLLTVLGGSVLITFAAGRLADLLLRRADARHPETPLWSLLRRCVLPLRLLLLAALLRGSYRQIAWEPLRTHEAAVGRTLSLVTIGAGAWCVVLVTSAVVESSYARYAAGTRDPSRLRRVRTQVTLIMRIVTALVALVAAAAMLLTFPDFRAVGTSVLASAGIIGIVAGVAAQSTLGNLFAGFQIAFGDLVRIGDTVVVDGEWGVVEEVTLTFLAVRTWDERRITMPVSYFTGKPFENWSRGGIQMTGTVFLHCDHSAPVPLIRERLKEILDGCEAWDGRGWNLAVTDTTPTTVVLRAIVTAKDPDDLWTARCTVREQLVAWIAEKHPYALPRVSTSPAVPAPQDQADSARTEGFRAPR from the coding sequence ATGAACGGCGTTCTGAGACTGCTGACCGTCCTGGGCGGCTCCGTCCTGATCACCTTCGCGGCCGGCCGCCTCGCCGACCTGCTGCTCAGGCGCGCGGACGCCCGCCACCCCGAGACCCCCCTGTGGAGCCTGCTGCGCCGCTGCGTCCTGCCCCTGCGGCTCCTGCTGCTGGCCGCCCTGCTGCGCGGCTCGTACCGGCAGATCGCATGGGAGCCCCTGCGGACGCACGAGGCCGCCGTGGGCAGGACCCTGTCGCTGGTGACGATCGGCGCGGGGGCCTGGTGCGTCGTGCTCGTCACCTCGGCGGTGGTGGAGTCCTCGTACGCCCGCTACGCCGCCGGCACCCGCGACCCGTCGCGGCTGCGCCGCGTCCGCACCCAGGTGACCCTCATCATGAGGATCGTCACCGCCCTCGTCGCACTGGTCGCGGCGGCCGCGATGCTGCTCACCTTCCCCGACTTCCGGGCCGTCGGCACCTCGGTGCTGGCCTCCGCGGGCATCATCGGCATCGTCGCCGGTGTCGCCGCCCAGTCCACCCTCGGCAACCTCTTCGCCGGGTTCCAGATTGCCTTCGGCGACCTGGTGCGCATCGGCGACACCGTCGTCGTCGACGGGGAGTGGGGCGTGGTCGAGGAGGTCACCCTCACCTTCCTCGCCGTACGCACCTGGGACGAGCGCCGCATCACCATGCCCGTCTCCTACTTCACCGGCAAACCGTTCGAGAACTGGTCCCGCGGCGGGATCCAGATGACCGGCACCGTGTTCCTGCACTGCGACCACAGCGCCCCCGTGCCGCTGATCCGCGAACGGCTCAAGGAGATCCTCGACGGCTGCGAGGCCTGGGACGGACGCGGCTGGAACCTCGCGGTCACCGACACCACCCCCACCACCGTCGTCCTGCGGGCCATCGTCACCGCCAAGGACCCCGACGACCTGTGGACCGCCCGCTGCACGGTGCGCGAGCAACTCGTCGCCTGGATCGCCGAGAAGCACCCGTACGCCCTCCCGCGCGTCTCCACCTCCCCGGCCGTCCCCGCCCCGCAGGATCAGGCGGATTCCGCGCGGACGGAGGGGTTTCGCGCGCCGCGATGA
- a CDS encoding protealysin inhibitor emfourin translates to MLITVTRSGGFAGGEEERELDTSGRRDAPQWEELAHRAVAPAPDGYHYRITVDGRAVDLQDPYLSEDQRRLIRGVLGEGA, encoded by the coding sequence ATGCTGATCACCGTGACCCGCTCCGGGGGCTTCGCCGGGGGCGAGGAGGAGCGCGAGCTCGACACCTCGGGCCGCCGGGACGCCCCGCAGTGGGAGGAGCTGGCGCACCGGGCCGTCGCGCCCGCACCTGACGGCTACCACTACCGGATCACCGTCGACGGCCGGGCGGTCGACCTCCAGGACCCCTATCTCTCCGAGGACCAGCGGCGGCTGATCCGCGGCGTGCTCGGCGAGGGTGCCTGA
- a CDS encoding helix-turn-helix transcriptional regulator has protein sequence MGPRRNRWTFLTNHARVLIAIARDPGVRLRDIAAVCGLTERTVQAIVTDLQADGYLTRTRDGRRNRYVIAPGARFRHPAEADHEIAGLLAYLAAPLPAPALPAPAAAAVEAPAGAEPHATA, from the coding sequence ATGGGACCCCGCCGGAACCGCTGGACCTTCCTGACCAACCACGCCAGGGTCCTGATCGCCATCGCGCGCGACCCGGGCGTCCGCCTGCGCGACATCGCCGCCGTCTGCGGACTCACCGAACGCACCGTGCAGGCGATCGTGACGGACCTCCAGGCGGACGGGTACCTCACCCGCACCCGCGACGGCCGGCGCAACCGCTACGTCATCGCCCCCGGCGCGCGCTTCCGCCACCCGGCGGAGGCCGACCACGAGATCGCCGGCCTGCTCGCCTACCTCGCCGCCCCGCTGCCCGCCCCGGCGCTCCCGGCCCCCGCGGCGGCGGCCGTCGAAGCCCCCGCCGGCGCGGAACCCCACGCGACGGCGTGA
- a CDS encoding HEAT repeat domain-containing protein, giving the protein MSVEEVVPVITQETEAGLVRALEGLAHGSASVRLRAALEVGTAADPRCADALVARCAVEPEFFVRDMLTWALVRQPAAVTVPKLVAELDAECAQARSQALHTLSKIGDRRAWPALTRALLTDADDAVARSAWRAAVVLVPDGGGGDLAAVLATQLGRGGRETRLSLSRAFVALGEEGMPVLRAAEADPAPRVREHALATQRLVRDPDAGFEWAVEEARRIMVGG; this is encoded by the coding sequence CTGTCCGTCGAGGAGGTGGTCCCGGTGATCACGCAGGAGACGGAAGCGGGGCTGGTACGGGCCCTGGAGGGACTGGCGCACGGCAGTGCGTCGGTGCGGCTGCGGGCGGCGCTGGAGGTGGGGACGGCCGCGGATCCCCGCTGCGCCGACGCGCTCGTCGCACGGTGCGCGGTCGAACCCGAGTTCTTCGTGCGGGACATGCTGACGTGGGCGCTGGTCCGCCAGCCGGCCGCGGTGACGGTCCCGAAGCTCGTGGCGGAGCTGGACGCGGAGTGCGCCCAGGCGCGCAGCCAGGCCCTGCACACGCTGTCCAAGATCGGGGACCGGCGGGCGTGGCCGGCGCTCACCCGGGCGCTGCTGACCGACGCAGACGACGCGGTGGCGCGCAGCGCCTGGCGGGCGGCGGTCGTGCTCGTCCCGGACGGCGGGGGCGGGGACCTGGCCGCCGTGCTGGCGACGCAGCTGGGGCGGGGCGGGCGCGAGACGCGGTTGAGCCTCAGCCGGGCGTTCGTCGCCCTGGGCGAGGAGGGGATGCCCGTGCTGCGTGCCGCGGAGGCGGACCCCGCCCCCCGGGTGCGGGAGCACGCGCTCGCCACGCAGCGGCTGGTGCGCGACCCCGACGCGGGGTTCGAGTGGGCCGTCGAGGAGGCGAGGCGGATCATGGTCGGAGGGTAG
- a CDS encoding DUF3887 domain-containing protein → MAVTRRRIVSVRSGVAAVAAAAALCVVADGSAAAVAPARPVASAPEMTVPARDSFTQPALDTLDEVVRGDFDAVWARFDTALRGQVSPEALRKSWDAYQLEFGRYLSHGEPRQTVVGAGTVVSVPLRMAKQPGEFRVTFDKDGRLGGLWFLRAGVPLS, encoded by the coding sequence ATGGCCGTGACCCGTCGCAGGATCGTGTCCGTCCGGAGCGGGGTCGCCGCCGTGGCCGCCGCGGCGGCGTTGTGCGTCGTCGCGGACGGCTCCGCCGCGGCGGTGGCGCCGGCGCGCCCCGTCGCGTCCGCCCCGGAGATGACGGTGCCCGCCCGCGACTCCTTCACCCAGCCGGCCCTCGACACCCTCGACGAGGTGGTGCGCGGGGACTTCGACGCCGTCTGGGCCCGGTTCGACACGGCGCTGCGCGGGCAGGTGTCCCCGGAGGCGCTGCGCAAGTCCTGGGACGCCTACCAGCTCGAGTTCGGGCGCTACCTGTCGCACGGGGAGCCCCGCCAGACCGTGGTGGGGGCCGGGACGGTGGTGAGCGTGCCCCTGCGGATGGCGAAGCAGCCCGGTGAGTTCCGCGTCACGTTCGACAAGGACGGCCGGCTGGGCGGGCTCTGGTTCCTGCGCGCCGGGGTACCGCTCTCGTAG
- a CDS encoding HEAT repeat domain-containing protein: MLIGEVARRSGVSARMLRHYESLGLLRPAGRSGAGYREYSGEDVRRIFHIESLRSLGLGLRDVARALDDPGFTPAGLIDDLAGQLRERIAAETRLLTRLERIGAAEPAGWDEVLRAVALLQALRSPSAGERQRAALGAADGGPAPVEALAEAALGETEPNVAGALRWALARAGGAAVGPLAEGLRSAAAEVRGRAVRALAELPVPEATALLEEGLKDGDAGVRRAAALALGLRGVARAVPALTDMVVEGANDVDAADALGALAGDPASADRIAAGLLDRLGHGPAAAPARLRLVQALAGIPGGAAARGLSDLSRDEDPTVARTAAYLLQLRGT, encoded by the coding sequence GTGCTGATCGGTGAGGTGGCACGGCGGTCGGGGGTCAGCGCCCGGATGCTCCGGCACTACGAGTCACTTGGCCTGCTGCGGCCGGCCGGCCGTTCCGGCGCGGGCTACCGGGAGTACTCCGGCGAGGACGTCCGGCGGATCTTCCACATCGAGAGCCTGCGGTCGCTGGGCCTCGGGCTGCGCGACGTCGCGCGGGCGCTGGACGATCCGGGTTTCACTCCCGCCGGGCTCATCGACGACCTGGCCGGGCAGCTGCGCGAGCGGATCGCGGCCGAGACCCGGCTGCTGACGCGCCTCGAGCGGATCGGTGCGGCGGAGCCCGCCGGCTGGGACGAGGTGCTGCGGGCCGTCGCGCTCCTGCAGGCCCTCCGGTCGCCCAGCGCCGGGGAGCGCCAGCGGGCCGCCCTGGGCGCGGCCGACGGGGGCCCGGCGCCGGTGGAGGCCCTGGCCGAGGCGGCGTTGGGCGAGACGGAGCCGAATGTCGCCGGCGCCCTGCGGTGGGCGCTGGCCCGGGCCGGCGGCGCCGCGGTCGGGCCGCTCGCGGAGGGTCTGCGGTCGGCGGCGGCGGAGGTGAGGGGACGCGCCGTACGGGCCCTCGCGGAGCTCCCCGTCCCGGAGGCGACCGCGCTGCTGGAGGAGGGGCTGAAGGACGGCGACGCCGGGGTGCGCCGGGCCGCGGCCCTGGCACTGGGGCTACGGGGGGTGGCGCGGGCCGTCCCGGCGCTCACCGACATGGTCGTCGAGGGGGCGAACGACGTGGACGCCGCCGATGCGTTGGGCGCGCTGGCCGGTGATCCGGCGTCGGCGGACCGGATCGCCGCCGGGCTCCTCGACCGCCTCGGTCACGGCCCGGCCGCAGCGCCCGCCCGGCTTCGGCTGGTGCAGGCCCTCGCCGGCATCCCGGGAGGGGCGGCGGCGCGGGGCCTGTCGGACCTGTCCCGGGACGAGGACCCCACCGTCGCCCGCACGGCGGCGTACCTGCTGCAACTGCGCGGCACGTGA
- a CDS encoding aldo/keto reductase: MELRALGSQGLHVGAEGLGCMGMSAFYGATDEAESLATIDRALELGVTLLDTAEAYGPFVNEQLVGKAVAGRRDQVVIATKTGIEIDDNGTVHGHNGRRAYIHRAAERSLRHLGTDYIDLYYLHRIDPDVPVEESIGAMAELVTAGKVRYLGISEAAAATIRRAHAVHPLTAVQTEYSLFERGLEDNGVQAALDELGIGLVAYSPLGRGFLSGAITSPDDFAEDDFRRTDPRFQGENFSRNLAVVDAVRRLAEAKSVTPSQLALAWVLHRGAVPIPGTKRRRYLEENVAATTVTITEEDIAAIEAVAPRGVASGDRYSPEYMRNLNG; this comes from the coding sequence ATGGAACTGCGCGCACTCGGCTCCCAGGGTCTGCACGTCGGCGCCGAAGGCCTCGGCTGCATGGGCATGAGCGCCTTCTACGGCGCCACCGACGAGGCCGAATCGCTGGCCACCATCGACCGGGCCCTCGAGCTGGGCGTCACCCTCCTCGACACCGCCGAGGCATACGGTCCCTTCGTCAACGAGCAGCTGGTCGGCAAGGCCGTCGCCGGCCGCCGCGACCAGGTGGTCATCGCCACCAAGACCGGTATCGAGATCGACGACAACGGCACCGTCCACGGCCACAACGGCCGCCGCGCCTACATCCACCGCGCCGCCGAACGCTCGCTGCGCCACCTGGGCACCGACTACATCGACCTGTACTACCTGCACCGCATCGACCCCGACGTGCCGGTCGAGGAGAGCATCGGCGCCATGGCGGAGCTGGTGACCGCGGGCAAGGTCCGCTACCTCGGCATCAGCGAGGCCGCCGCGGCCACCATCCGGCGCGCGCACGCCGTCCACCCCCTGACGGCGGTCCAGACCGAGTACTCGCTGTTCGAGCGGGGCCTGGAGGACAACGGCGTACAGGCCGCCCTCGACGAGCTCGGCATCGGCCTGGTCGCCTACTCCCCGCTGGGGCGCGGCTTCCTCTCCGGCGCCATCACCAGCCCCGACGACTTCGCCGAGGACGACTTCCGCCGCACCGACCCCCGCTTCCAGGGCGAGAACTTCTCCCGCAACCTCGCCGTCGTCGACGCCGTCCGCCGCCTCGCGGAGGCGAAGTCGGTCACCCCGTCCCAGCTGGCCCTCGCGTGGGTGCTGCACCGGGGCGCGGTGCCGATCCCGGGCACCAAGCGGCGCCGCTACCTGGAGGAGAACGTCGCCGCCACCACGGTGACGATCACCGAGGAGGACATCGCCGCGATCGAGGCCGTGGCCCCCCGGGGCGTCGCCTCCGGCGACCGCTACTCCCCGGAGTACATGCGCAACCTGAACGGCTGA
- a CDS encoding FUSC family protein: protein MPDLARPFRPLRRLPRRLAARRRDPVVVQSVRSTGAAVLSYVVALRLSNEPAPLTAPLTALLVVQVTLYSTLTTGVRRVNSVVAGVLVAIGFSVLVGLTWWSLGLVILASLVVGHLVRVDEFIPEVAISAMLVLGVTRVADTAWDRVLETLIGAVVGLAFNLLFAPPVWVEPASRAIDDLAARMAALMNGMADELTGRTTVAEAATRLHEARRLDNDIAGVDAALRQAEDSLRMNPRVREGLMFRLVLRTGLDTLEICAVVLRVSARALTDLAKARTDEPLFSPPVTRALQDLFGHMALAVHSFSRLITAQVTANAEEQEDRLARELRMAREARDLLAGLLLEQLRTAPGQWQLHGALLADVDRVLDELDVDKRSQRLMEELDRHSRLRREGGTRVHRALRRARGVSGP, encoded by the coding sequence ATGCCCGACCTCGCACGGCCCTTCCGTCCCCTCCGCCGCCTCCCGCGCCGCCTGGCCGCCAGACGGCGGGACCCCGTGGTGGTGCAGAGCGTACGGTCCACCGGGGCCGCGGTCCTCTCGTACGTGGTTGCACTGCGGCTCAGCAACGAGCCCGCGCCGCTGACGGCCCCGCTCACCGCCCTGCTCGTCGTCCAGGTCACCCTGTACTCCACGCTCACCACCGGGGTGCGCCGCGTGAACTCGGTCGTGGCCGGGGTGCTGGTGGCGATCGGGTTCAGCGTGCTCGTCGGACTCACCTGGTGGAGCCTCGGGCTGGTCATCCTGGCCTCGCTGGTCGTCGGGCACCTGGTCAGGGTGGACGAGTTCATCCCCGAGGTGGCGATCAGCGCGATGCTCGTCCTCGGAGTCACCCGGGTGGCCGACACGGCCTGGGACCGGGTGCTGGAGACCCTGATCGGCGCGGTGGTCGGACTGGCCTTCAACCTCCTGTTCGCCCCGCCCGTCTGGGTGGAGCCCGCCAGCCGGGCGATCGACGACCTCGCCGCCCGCATGGCCGCGCTGATGAACGGCATGGCCGACGAACTCACCGGGCGCACCACCGTCGCCGAGGCCGCGACCCGGCTGCACGAGGCCCGCCGGCTCGACAACGACATCGCCGGGGTGGACGCCGCGCTGCGCCAGGCGGAGGACAGCCTGCGCATGAACCCCCGCGTACGGGAGGGGCTGATGTTCCGGCTGGTCCTGCGCACGGGCCTGGACACGCTGGAGATCTGCGCGGTCGTGCTGCGCGTCTCGGCCCGGGCGCTCACCGACCTGGCGAAGGCCCGCACGGACGAGCCGCTGTTCTCCCCGCCGGTGACCCGCGCCCTGCAGGACCTGTTCGGGCACATGGCGCTCGCCGTCCACAGCTTCTCCCGGCTGATCACCGCCCAGGTCACCGCCAATGCCGAGGAGCAGGAGGACCGGCTCGCCCGCGAACTGCGCATGGCGCGCGAGGCCCGCGACCTGCTGGCCGGCCTGCTGCTGGAGCAGCTGCGCACCGCACCGGGGCAGTGGCAGCTGCACGGCGCCCTGCTCGCCGACGTCGACCGGGTGCTGGACGAACTCGACGTGGACAAGCGCTCCCAGCGCCTCATGGAGGAACTGGACCGCCACTCCCGCCTCCGCCGCGAGGGCGGCACCCGGGTGCACCGCGCCCTGCGCCGGGCACGCGGGGTCAGCGGTCCTTGA
- a CDS encoding ATP-binding protein, whose protein sequence is MRALELRAVGWAHAFPVANGARAARVWTAGHLESLDWARDDPDTVHSVLLAVSELVTNAHVHAASTAHLVLTWDGRCLHVSVADADPHLPRPREAGERATSGRGLGIVAALADTWDVHPGEHRKTVTACFRPPGGRARQGGPP, encoded by the coding sequence GTGAGGGCGTTGGAGCTGCGGGCGGTCGGCTGGGCGCATGCGTTCCCGGTGGCGAACGGGGCCCGTGCGGCCCGGGTGTGGACGGCCGGGCACCTGGAGTCCCTCGACTGGGCCCGGGACGACCCCGACACGGTGCACTCCGTCCTGCTCGCCGTGTCCGAGCTGGTGACCAACGCCCATGTGCACGCCGCGAGCACCGCGCACCTGGTCCTCACCTGGGACGGCCGCTGTCTGCACGTCAGCGTGGCGGACGCCGACCCGCACCTGCCGCGGCCCCGGGAGGCCGGCGAACGGGCCACGTCCGGGCGGGGCCTGGGCATCGTCGCCGCGCTCGCCGACACCTGGGACGTCCACCCGGGCGAGCACCGCAAGACGGTCACCGCGTGCTTCAGGCCGCCCGGCGGACGGGCGCGGCAGGGCGGCCCGCCGTGA
- a CDS encoding WhiB family transcriptional regulator yields the protein MSNVSRLPGRAEHHWAWQERAACRDLGPDRFFHPAGERGEDRAERDEAAREICALCPVQVECLRHALRVQEPYGVWGGLTEEERRPLYAGAAGAR from the coding sequence ATGTCGAACGTGTCACGGCTGCCGGGCCGAGCGGAGCACCACTGGGCATGGCAGGAACGCGCCGCCTGCCGCGACCTCGGACCGGACAGGTTCTTCCACCCGGCGGGGGAGCGCGGCGAGGACCGCGCCGAACGCGACGAGGCGGCCAGGGAGATATGCGCCCTGTGCCCGGTGCAGGTGGAGTGCCTGCGCCACGCCCTGCGGGTGCAGGAGCCCTACGGCGTGTGGGGCGGCCTGACCGAGGAGGAGCGCCGCCCGCTGTACGCCGGGGCGGCGGGGGCCAGGTAG